The Bacteroidota bacterium genomic interval ATCGTGGAAGTTTCTTCTTCAGGTTTGAAAAAAGAAATCACGCGCATTCTGAAAGACAAAGGATACATTCTCGACTATAAGGTTGAAGAAAATCCTGTTCAGGATAAAATTAAAATCGCTTTGAAATATCATCCTGCAACCAAGCAATCCGCAATTAAAAAAATTCAGCGTGCAAGCCGCCCCGGGCTGAGAAAATTTTCCTCCGTGGAAGATATGCCGCGCGTATTGAGCGGGCTTGGAATAGCAATCGTTTCCACTTCCAAAGGAGTGATGACA includes:
- the rpsH gene encoding 30S ribosomal protein S8, with the protein product IVEVSSSGLKKEITRILKDKGYILDYKVEENPVQDKIKIALKYHPATKQSAIKKIQRASRPGLRKFSSVEDMPRVLSGLGIAIVSTSKGVMTDKEARKMNVGGEVICYVH